cactatttcagatcgatttaaattaatcccatcaccagtagaacttattaaaagttcctcactcacttgagtctcgggttcattgatttcttcaggaatttccgaactaatcagatcttgggtctcttcaggagatcccttaataatatcattttgatcatttgtcgattttctttttctaggatttcgatccttagaacccaaaggcctaccacgcttcaggcgtgctttaggttcactagctctcatgctagtagatggtcctgctgggacatcaattcggataggcacattctctgcagggatatgtgacttagttatccttttcaaatcagtaaatgcgtctgccatttgatttgctatattctgtaaatggatgatcttctggacctcctgattacatataggggtacgtggatcaaagtgagataatgataaaacttttcacacaatttctcttttgatttcctttttctctccccctaattgtgggaaatttgtttcatcaaatcgacaatctgcaaattgagcagtaaataaatttttcgtcaatggttcaagatagcgaataataaagagtgattcaaacccaacatatattcctaaccttctctgcgggcccatcttactgcgttgtggcggtgctactggcacatatacaacacatccaaaaattcgtagatgggcaatatttggttcatgaccaaaaactaattgtgacggagaatatttattataatatgtcggtctgagacggataagtgatgctgcgtgcaagatagcatgaccccaaacagtagtgagcaattttattttcataagtagtggtcttgctatcaactGCAGgtgtttaataaatgactctgcaaggccattttgagtatgataATAACCTAcatgatgttcaacttttatcccaactgatagacagtaatcatcaaaagcttgagatgagaattctccagcattatcaaggcgaatagcctttataggataatctgggaattgtgcccttagtcgaattatttgggctaataactttgcaaacgccagttgcgagatgatagtaggcacacatgagaccatcttgaagatgcatttattaggaccataaaatatctgaacaacccacttggtgggtaaataagtccacatatatcccatgtatacgctctaaaaaagcaggggactcaatgccaaccttcattggtgatggtctagtgatcattttgccttgacaACAaccatcacaagaaaattcatcatttgtaagaatcttcaggttctttaatggatgcccactcgaattttcagtaattcgtctcatcattattgatccaggatggcccaaacggccatgccaaagtacaaaagtatttgaatcagtaaacttccggtttacgatagagtgtgcttcaactatactaatctttgaatagtataagtcaggagataaagttggtaacttttctacaatgcacttctggccagaaacattctttgtaatacaaagatattccatattcatttcatctatcgtctcaatatgatacccatttcggcggatatccataaaactcaacaagtttcttcgggacttggaggagaataatgcattgtctataataagttttgttcccttagacagaaatacaatagctcttccggagccttcaatcaaacttatattaccagaaattgtagaaacatttgctttttccttatgcaaataagaaaagtatttctgatctttgaatatgacATGAGTTATtacactatcaattacacaaatatcttcatgattggtctttgatccaaacataatttgaggattatccatattcttcaaaataacataaacaaaataaatatgatagtaaacattattatcaaagcataacttttatttatgtacaactattacataaccatactatctactacaaacaacaaaaattaaaatatttacatctctgcagattcatcaccgatcacatgacttgtttctccttccgggagtgcaaagtaatcagctacatccaaatgcatgatgtataaattatcttcagaaataaaatttgcttcagcatttttctcagtcttcttcagggaggcttgatacagctcaactaggtgctttggcgtacgacatgtacgtgatcagtgccctttttctccacatctataTCATGCATTTTCTGCgtttgctgcttgcaccgcttcatgctgttgttccttccttttccactgctggtggtgaggatgGTTCTTTGgcgcattattattaccatgattagtgtttcttccccgaccacggccatgaccacgactggggccacatcctcttccacgcttagcttggtggaagttcgtctcattcacttcagggaatgaaCAAGAACCAGTAAGTCGGCTTTCATGgattttcattaatagcccattatgttgttCGGTTACAAGAAGAtgtgtgagataagttcagaataccttttgaatcccatctctcgatattgctgctgcaggagcatgttcgaggcatgaaaagtggtgaaaattttctccaacatatcatgaacagtaatattatcaccatataattttaattgggaaataattctgaacatagcagaattatacttactgatagatttaaaatcttgtagccttagatgagtccaatcataacgtgcctgtggaagaacgaccatcttcatgtggtcatatctatctttcaaattatccCACAGTATGGCTGGATCTTTAACactaagatattccattttcaggccctcatcaaggtgatggagTGGGAATATCATTgttttggcacggtcttggtttgatgcctgatttttgtccttgaaagatgaatttcggcatcaagcacccaagacatgtagcttttgcccgatatatccagggctacaaattcaagtttagaaagatttgacattatttagaaaaagaaagttcgtacctgtgatactttcaaagtatttgctcgagatggcagagtatcgtgctgataacgtgttataaaataaaaattgtaaagtaaataaaccgaagacaagtatagagggagattgatatattattcaaacttcaaacttatgtacataatgaactgaaaactcctttttttatagaagaaaggaagcagctgcgaggcttttcaggaagcaggtgcaaggcttttctttagctgcttgtaagctgtctgcatgagctgcttgcaacctgtctCTTTTATAAGAAggtgctgcaaatcatttcattgagctgcttgcaacctacctgcatcagctgcttgtagataaatttcaacagagtactaaatggataatctttttcaAAAAGATTATTTATAGCGGaataataaatggacatccacaatataattattttcataacaagaAAAATCTTCTCACTATATTTATTTGTTGAGCCTGAGGTAACACAAGCTTTCAGTCAGCATAAGCTTATTTCGTATTTACAACATCCTTTCATTCGAGATATGAAATAACAAATAATTGATGCCTCGGATAGGACATCATTCATTGCTTTAACCAACATTTCTTAACATAATACTTCTACACTTGAGTGCTTATAAACAATAGAAGTGAACTGGAACTAACAAAGACATTAGCACTTATACATGCCTCATTTTTGTATAGGATAAGCCACAGAAAGGAGCTACGATTAATGTACAAGTTGACATTGGCACATCTATATATCTATGAACTTGTGTCATCCTTTGCTGTTGTGAAGACGAAACCTGATCGAGCAACATCACTTCCCTCATCAATATCCGTCCTCTTAACCCTCTTCGGTCCACctaactcatgtgctgcacgtgTCTCCTCTACTATGTCACTTGGCATAGTCAACTTCTCCTTGATGGAACTTGTTAGATTCCCCATTGCACTATAGATATTCTTTTTCGCCGCACTTCCCCTGTTCAACATCAGAAAGAAAATGGAGTTAGCTGTGATTTTAAGACTAGCAACAGAACTAATTAGAGGAGGATTTTAGCGCAGGTTGTTCAGCTAAATCTGTTTTGCTTGCTCAAACAGAGCGTGCATAAATGCAAACAATCTAAAAAtctatatatgtatgtgtgtgccAGCGTAGGTGTGTGTAATTTAGAAACACTTCACACTCATGCCTTTGTGTCATTGCATAAACATATTAatcaaacaaaaaggaaaatagtgTCACCTAGCAGCCGCTGTTTCTTTATCTGCCTCTGCTCTCTGTCTGGTCTCATCCTGGATTCCTTCTTCTTTGAGCTTAAGTTCTTGCATCATTTTCCGTGCATTGTCTTCTGTTTCTTGATATAGTTCCTGCGAGGTAGAGAGATTGGTTGAAGTGCTAAAGCTGATCAGACATCATAACATTTCAACAAATGTCTGCAGAATAAAAACGTATTCCTCAATATTTTCGGAAACTCGAATGTGAGTCCATTTCTCACTTTCCGTTACGGAAAGGGTCGATGCACACAGAAAGTATGGAGACTTGCCCCTCATGTTCCGGTTATCAACTATACATTTTATTAATATAAGGAGCTCCATCCTTTGCAAGTCTCATGTGTGTTATACTGCCTATCGACtttgtccgtacttcagtagacAGGTTTTACCGTATCTCAACTTAGTCAGACCTTAACTCGCGTCAACCATATACTACTACTGAACAAACACAACGATGCAGAAACACAAATTCTAGAAGAGTTAAGACATACGACTAAAGGCTAAAGGAGAATAAAGCAAGTAGCAGAAATCATTAAGGTCTCACCTTTGGTTCCTCCTTTCTCTCTGTGCCGCATCCGTAGTCTCTTCTTTTTTCCCTGTCAAGAAACCCAAAGCTCTTCTGGCAGCATCAGCAGCTGTATCTTTTAGCTCAGATATCTTTCCAAAGGTGGTATCCTTCCCTTCTTTAGCTTTCTCTGCTGTATAGTCCTTATACTCCACTGCTTTCTCCATTGTTGCGTCTTTCGTTTGCTTTGTTTTATCAGCCATTGAATCCTTATAGTCACTGGCTGTTGTCATGGTAGCTTCTTTCGCTTCTTTAGCTTTCTCCGCAGCGTAGTCCTTGTATTCACCAGTTCTTCTCATTGTGTAATCCTTAGTCTCCTCTGCCTTATCTGCCGCTTTGTTTTTAAGTTCAGTTGCTTGTCCCATTAAGGAGTCCTTTGTCTCCTTATCTTTCTCTGTCGCATAGTCTTTTTATTCGCGTGCTTTTTCCATTGTAGCGTCTTTCGCTTGTGTCGCCTTTCCTGCAGCAGAATCCTTCATCTCCTTTGTCTTCTTTTCTGTGTAATCCTTATACTCGCCCATTTTTTCTCCAGCCTCCCTAGCTTTTTGACCAGCAGTATCAGAAGCTCCATGAATCTTCTGTGCTGCGACATCCTTACTTCCTATTGTCGCCTCGGCTGTGTCATGAGTTTTCCCTGTGATCGTCTCTTTAACCGACTTAAATATGCTTCCGATTACGCCAGTGCTCTGCTCATTTCCTTGAGTTTCATCATGGATCATGCTACCTTGCTCATGTGCTGTCCTCGCCTTGTTCACATCATGAAGTTCCTCAGCTGCTTCCCTTGCAGCTGCCTCAGTTCTTTCTTCCTTTGCTGCTTGTCTTGAAGCCATGTTCTTCTACTCTACAACCGATTAAAAAGGAATGAAAATAATCTATTTTAGTTTTCAGAAGGATCTCACATTCTAGAATCACCATAATTTTCTGAGACTTGCCAAATCAGTTCTTCTGTTGTTCTAATCAgaagtttatttattttattatgttgatATCTCCAAAGCTCAAACGATGTAAAAGCTGGAAACATTATACGGTTATGAAAATATAATAACAAAGTAAGTTAACTACAAAATTTTTTCCTATCAATGGGCTGATTTCAACATCCAAAGGATGGCTTATCAAGTTACGCAAACAATTTGCTTATCGTTGCAAAAGTTTTCCTATCAATGGGCTGGCTTCAACATCCAAGGATGGCTTGCCAAGCTACTCAACTTGAAAATTTTTTGTACTACAACTAGCTTTAGCTGTTATACTCAGAAAATGTTCGCACTACAACAAGCCACCTTTCTTAGAGTATACTTACTCCATTTTCATAGGAGGATCGGCTTTTCCATCCATTTAGAAAGAAAGAACTTGAGAAAAATTTAGAAGGAACTCATATATAATATATCCCAAAAATTTATAATGACTGCTAGGTAATCTTCTAAGTACTACATAGCCTCCGTTATATAAAGGCTAGGAGGTTATTACAAGACAAACCTTATCACAAGACAAATTTATCTCACATGGCAAACTTATCTGCAAACTGCAAGTGGGTCCTCTTGGACATGTGAAGGACCTTAGGTAAAACAATTATTATACATATCAAACCTTGTGAAAGCATGTGAAAGAGGAGTAGTATACATGTCAAAGCATGTGGAAGCATATGAAAATCGATTAGAGAGtatgaaaatatgaatttttttatCTTGGTATGCATAAATGATTTTTAGG
This DNA window, taken from Nicotiana tabacum cultivar K326 chromosome 4, ASM71507v2, whole genome shotgun sequence, encodes the following:
- the LOC142180219 gene encoding uncharacterized protein LOC142180219; this encodes MGQATELKNKAADKAEETKDYTMRRTGEYKDYAAEKAKEAKEATMTTASDYKDSMADKTKQTKDATMEKAVEYKDYTAEKAKEGKDTTFGKISELKDTAADAARRALGFLTGKKEETTDAAQRERRNQR
- the LOC107777086 gene encoding embryonic protein DC-8-like, with protein sequence MASRQAAKEERTEAAAREAAEELHDVNKARTAHEQGSMIHDETQGNEQSTGVIGSIFKSVKETITGKTHDTAEATIGSKDVAAQKIHGASDTAGQKAREAGEKMGEYKDYTEKKTKEMKDSAAGKATQAKDATMEKARE